A region of Periplaneta americana isolate PAMFEO1 chromosome 16, P.americana_PAMFEO1_priV1, whole genome shotgun sequence DNA encodes the following proteins:
- the LOC138691365 gene encoding uncharacterized protein yields the protein MSIGSVQAETAVPAPLQLLLLQLLNLVVHNITNATNGNLKGTMAELLDLNATYNTHLEAMQSFLENNSKEQQSFLEKKLKTLDTRFDEQNILISKRISDDKNLLERKWQETHKDQNAFITKKFQDYNDHLEKNFLEQKTIMEKKLEKQYEYMMSTFEKYNGFLEQKIQEHNGFMDKKLDYLNELQNKNGDNILKKLDGLENCQSKAYYGKDSLGGLRQELAALSKSERERRLLEASKSGNATLVMALLQVGTNFSVTDEVTRTPLHVAAEYGQVDVVRILLDAEAPINAKSKK from the exons ATGTCCATCGGTTCAGTCCAAGCGGAGACAGCGGTACCCGCACCTCTGCAGCTGTTACTGCTACAGTTGTTGAACCTGGTTGTACATAACATCACGAATGCCACGAATGGAAATCTCAAGGGCACGATGGCAGAACTCTTAGACTTGAACGCCACATATAACACACACCTTGAAGCGATGCAATCTTTCCTCGAAAATAATTCCAAGGAACAGCAGAGCTTCTTggagaagaaattaaaaactcTAGACACGCGTTTCGATGAGCAGAATATTCTGATTTCGAAAAGAATAAGCGATGATAAAAATTTGCTAGAAAGAAAATGGCAGGAAACACACAAGGATCAGAATGCATTCATAACGAAGAAATTTCAAGATTATAATGATCATCTGGAGAAGAATTTCCTGGAACAGAAAacaataatggaaaaaaaattagagaagcaATATGAATATATGATGTCTACATTCGAGAAGTATAACGGTTTTCTGGAACAAAAAATCCAGGAACATAACGGTTTTATGGACAAGAAGTTAGATTATCTCAACGAGCTGCAAAACAAGAATGGCGATAATATACTGAAGAAGTTAGATGGACTGGAGAACTGTCAGTCTAAGGCCTATTATGGTAAAGACTCTCTGGGAGGTCTTCGACAA GAACTCGCTGCACTCAGCAAGTCTGAGAGGGAGCGTCGCCTGCTTGAGGCGTCCAAAAGCGGTAACGCTACACTGGTCATGGCCCTACTGCAGGTGGGCACAAATTTCTCCGTCACAGATGAAGTCACAAGGACTCCTCTACACGTGGCAGCAGAGTACGGCCAAGTGGATGTGGTTCGAATCTTACTGGACGCCGAAGCGCCTATTAACGCCAAGTCTAAGAAGTAG